In Helianthus annuus cultivar XRQ/B chromosome 3, HanXRQr2.0-SUNRISE, whole genome shotgun sequence, a single window of DNA contains:
- the LOC110906420 gene encoding uncharacterized protein LOC110906420, whose translation MTNGLSNPRNHASSSSASTKAEKRKEYQKRYYAARKENNKVSKFGSGDAPQSASSISLMNNRSTERTPLRSLQTNITQFLQTTNENASSVSTTKCKEYNEGCSNTPNDNGMRISNGSQVNQTPIDDVIDVVRHRTSRGIQIHPRTLLPQFAEVVDQPSLQHGSVEDDPYNFVYNGVPGEHRVLKERGACPNCGAKRFQFEFDTFCCMSGKTVLANLEIPEELYRLFTSQDEIGDLFRQNIRAYNTNFSFASMGVTLDDTLNNMRDGVYTFRAHKGIYHRIDQLVPRDGTPRYLQLYFYDPDTELDHRLRWPNLDRRITQILTRVLSTNPYVDTFRRLAELGPLDNYRVTLNTSVELDQRVYNRPTTSEVAGIWVEGNDNITSYKRSIVVYGRSEYRQTIQPYFSCYDPLSYPLFFPNGESGWHANIPRQGVSINEVRNNDNIEGEMEEANTRSGRTTVAMREYYCYKFQIRSTDNVLLFGGRLLQQFVVDVYIKIETSRLEFCERNQEKIRAELYQGIVDCVNTGEVHANRVGKRIVLPASFIGGPRDMRRRFLDAMTLVQDDGKPDVFLTMTCNPKWPEICDNLHVGQTATDRPDLVSRVFRAKLEDLKDQLFKKHVLGEVKSYVYVIEFQKRGLPHAHFLLIMYPQHKINNADHYDKVVCAEIPNKLTHPRLHEMVVKHMIHGPCGNLRSSSPCMQGDPKICRFHYPRQFNEQTTQGEDSYPLYRRRDTGIEVDLRGQTLDNRWVVPYNPRLLMMFNCHMNVEVCSSIKSVKYLFKYVYKGHDKQVIQVDQSEPGVVINEIKRFQDARYISPPEAMWRIFSFSLSQIFPAVLALQLHLPNNQMVRFRDDDLMPNIVDRERDKRTMLTAFFDQNRNDETARVHLYKDFPKHYTWNGSTRRWSRRFGKKQRGRIVSANPAEGERYYLRLLLSNVRGPTSFEHLCTVNGQRCATFRKAALELGLIEDDEYLSQCLEEASTFQFPNALRRLFATIMIFCQPGDIRKLWNDHFDSLSEDHRLHCQSIERVQNMVLTEISVLVQSMGKNFNEFDLPKITDDVNLQDAGYRELQEEYGIVLEPEHLSAKHSLNPDQKNVFDEIMMHVDNDLPGVFFIDGPGGTGKTFLYIALLAEIRSRGLIALATASSGAAANNMPGGRTAHSRFKIPLNLENNSMCNIKKQSGAAKLIRSAKIIIWDEASMAKRQAIEAVDRTFQDIIGVSLPFGGKIMVMGGDFRQVLPVIKRGTRAQIVDSSVRMSPLWSLTKKMRLTINMRALKDPWFSKFLLRVGDGTEEPIEGNYIRIPDDMTIQCNNRENAIKELIHAIFPSIEDNVYSSDYIISRAILSTKNDSVDEINNQMIEIFQGEEKVYYSFDEAEDDQRNFYPVEFLNSLNVSGLPPHKLHLKIGCPIILLRNIDPSHGLCNGTRLICKGFMRNVIDAEIAVGQHAGKRVFLPRIPLTLSEDDMFPFKLKRKQFPIRLSFSMTINKAQGQTIPNVGIYLPDSVFSHGQLYVALSRGISRQSTKVLVHLAKEFKQRGVYTSNVVYQEVLRD comes from the exons ATGACTAATGGACTCTCAAACCCTCGAAATCATGCTTCTAGCTCGAGTGCATCTACTAAAGCTGAAAAACGAAAAGAGTATCAAAAAAGATACTATGCTGCACGCAAAGAAAATAACAAAGTATCTAAATTTGGGAGTGGTGATGCCCCCCAAAGTGCTTCATCAATATCTTTAATGAATAATAGGTCAACAGAAAGGACACCGTTAAGAAGTTTACAAACTAATATTACTCAATTTCTACAAACAACAAATGAGAACGCCTCAAGTGTTTCTACTACAAAATGCAAGGAGTACAATGAAGGATGTTCTAATACACCAAACGATAATGGAATGCGTATTTCAAATGGCAGTCAAGTCAACCAAACCCCGATAGATGATGTAATTGACGTAGTCAGGCATAGAACATCACGAG gtattcAAATTCATCCGCGTACTTTATTACCCCAATTTGCTGAAGTAGTTGATCAACCTTCACTCCAACATGGGAGCGTAGAAGATGATCCTTATAATTTTGTTTACAATGGTGTACCTGGAGAGCATCGTGTTTTAAAGGAACGAGGCGCATGTCCTAATTGTGGAGCAAAACGATTTCAATTTGAATTTGATACCTTTTGTTGTATGAGTGGGAAAACCGTGTTAGCAAACTTAGAAATTCCAGAGGAATTGTACCGACTTTTCACGTCTCAAGATGAAATTGGAGATTTGTTTAGGCAAAACATCCGTGCTTATAACACCAATTTTTCTTTTGCCTCAATGGGTGTGACATTGGATGATACATTGAACAATATGAGAGACGGCGTATATACTTTTCGTGCACATAAAGGAATATATCACAGAATCGACCAATTAGTTCCGAGGGATGGGACTCCTAGGTACTTGCAGTTGTATTTTTACGATCCTGATACTGAGTTAGATCACAGACTCCGATGGCCAAATCTTGATCGGCGTATTACTCAGATTTTAACACGCGTTCTTTCTACAAACCCATATGTCGATACATTTAGAAGACTTGCGGAACTAGGACCTCTGGACAACTATAGAGTCACTTTGAATACTTCGGTTGAACTTGACCAAAGGGTGTACAATCGACCAACGACATCGGag GTTGCTGGTATTTGGGTTGAAGGTAATGACAATATCACTTCGTATAAACGAAGTATTGTAGTGTACGGTAGGTCTGAATATAGACAAACTATTCAGCCGTACTTCAGTTGTTACGATCCATTGTCGTATCCTTTATTTTTTCCTAATGGTGAGTCGGGTTGGCATGCTAACATACCACGTCAAGGAGTATCAATCAATGAGGTTCGCAACAATGACAACATCGAAGGAGAAATGGAAG AGGCTAACACACGAAGTGGTAGAACAACCGTGGCTATGCGAGAGTACTACTGTTACAAGTTCCAGATTCGATCTACCGATAATGTGCTTTTGTTCGGTGGTAGGCTGCTACAGCAGTTTGTGGTTGATGTTTACATCAAAATTGAGACGTCACGCTTAGAATTTTGTGAGAGAAACCAGGAAAAAATTCGAGCCGAATTGTACCAAGGTATTGTGGATTGCGTCAATACTGGCGAGGTTCATGCAAACAGAGTCGGGAAAAGAATTGTGTTGCCTGCATCTTTCATCGGGGGGCCTCGCGACATGCGGCGTCGGTTTCTAGATGCGATGACGTTAGTTCAAGACGACGGCAAGCCTGATGTATTCCTTACAATGACATGTAATCCTAAGTGGCCTGAGATATGTGATAACTTACATGTTGGTCAAACTGCTACAGATCGTCCAGACCTTGTTTCAAGAGTGTTCCGGGCTAAATTAGAAGATCTTAAGGATCAACTCTTCAAGAAACATGTCCTCGGGGAAGTTAAGTCATACGTCTATGTCATTGAATTTCAAAAGCGGGGTTTGCCGCACGCACATTTTCTCCTAATCATGTACCCGCAACACAAGATCAATAACGCGGACCATTATGATAAGGTTGTGTGTGCTGAAATTCCTAACAAACTAACACATCCCAGATTGCATGAGATGGTTGTCAAGCACATGATTCACGGTCCTTGCGGCAATTTACGATCAAGCAGTCCTTGTATGCAGGGTGATCCTAAAATTTGTCGTTTTCACTATCCTAGACAATTTAACGAACAGACGACACAAGGAGAAGATTCGTATCCGTTGTATCGAAGGAGAGACACCGGGATAGAAGTGGACCTACGAGGACAAACACTTGATAATAGATGGGTGGTCCCATATAACCCAAGGCTTTTGATGATGTTTAACTGCCACATGAATGTTGAAGTTTGCTCAAGTATAAAATCTGTGAAATATCTTTTCAAATATGTTTATAAAGGACATGACAAACAGGTTATTCAAGTCGATCAAAGTGAGCCAGGGGTTGTTATTAATGAGATAAAAAGATTTCAAGATGCACGCTACATATCGCCCCCAGAGGCTATGTGGCGAATTTTTTCCTTCTctctttctcaaatctttcctGCTGTTCTAGCCTTACAACTTCATCTCCCAAATAATCAGATGGTTAGATTTAGAGATGATGACTTGATGCCTAATATTGTTGATAGGGAAAGGGATAAGAGAACCATGCTAACAGCATTTTTTGATCAGAATAGAAACGATGAAACAGCAAGGGTACATttgtataaagattttccaaaacACTATACTTGGAATGGAAGCACACGCCGTTGGAGTCGTCGTTTCGGTAAAAAACAAAGAGGTCGTATCGTTTCCGCTAATCCAGCCGAAGGAGAAAGGTACTACTTACGCCTACTTTTGTCAAATGTCAGAGGGCCTACTTCTTTCGAACATCTTTGCACAGTTAATGGTCAACGGTGTGCGACATTTCGGAAAGCAGCTCTTGAGTTAGGCTTAATAGAAGACGATGAATATCTATCACAATGTCTCGAAGAAGCCTCTACGTTTCAGTTTCCCAATGCTCTTAGAAGGTTATTTGCGACCATAATGATTTTTTGCCAACCTGGAGATATTCGAAAGTTATGGAATGACCACTTTGATTCACTATCTGAAGATCATCGGTTACACTGTCAAAGTATAGAACGAGTTCAAAATATGGTTCTTACCGAAATAAGTGTCTTGGTACAATCCATGGGTAAAAATTTCAATGAATTcgaccttcctaagataactGACGATGTTAACTTACAAGATGCAGGTTATCGTGAGTTACAAGAAGAGTATGGGATTGTTTTGGAACCTGAACACTTGAGTGCCAAACATTCACTTAATCCGGAccaaaaaaatgtgtttgatgAGATCATGATGCATGTTGATAATGATCTTCCAGGCGTGTTCTTTATTGATGGTCCAGGTGGAACTGGAAAAACATTTTTGTACATTGCCTTGCTTGCTGAAATTCGGTCACGTGGTCTTATTGCTCTCGCAACAGCTTCATCAGGTGCAGCGGCTAATAATATGCCAGGAGGTAGAACGGCTCACTCGAGATTCAAGATTCCTCTTAATCTTGAAAATAATTCAATGTGCAATATTAAAAAACAGAGTGGGGCCGCTAAACTGATTCGCTCTGCCAAAATAATCATATGGGATGAAGCGTCGATGGCTAAACGACAAGCGATAGAGGCAGTCGATCGTACATTCCAAGACATTATAGGTGTTAGTCTCCCATTTGGTGGAAAGATAATGGTTATGGGAGGTGACTTCAGACAGGTGTTGCCGGTTATCAAACGTGGCACTCGAGCACAGATTGTAGACTCCAGCGTACGAATGTCACCTCTTTGGTCTTTGACTAAGAAGATGCGGTTGACCATAAATATGAGAGCGCTGAAAGATCCATGGTTTTCTAAATTTCTTTTAAGAGTCGGCGATGGAACTGAAGAACCAATCGAAGGAAACTATATCCGCATACCCGATGACATGACAATTCAGTGCAACAACAGAGAAAACGCTATAAAAGAATTGATCCATGCCATCTTTCCATCAATTGAAGATAATGTATATTCTTCAGATTATATAATCTCTAGAGCAATATTGTCCACTAAAAATGATAGTGTTGACGAGATTAATAATCAAATGATTGaaatttttcaaggggaggaaaAAGTTTATTACAGTTTTGATGAAGCTGAAGACGATCAGCGCAACTTCTATCCGGTCGAGTTCTTAAATTCGCTAAATGTTAGTGGTTTGCCGCCTCATAAGCTTCATTTAAAAATTGGATGCCCAATAATATTGTTACGTAATATCGATCCATCACATGGCCTGTGTAATGGCACGCGGTTGATATGTAAGGGTTTCATGCGAAATGTTATTGATGCGGAAATTGCAGTCGGTCAACATGCCGGAAAAAGAGTTTTTTTGCCAAGAATCCCTCTAACCCTTTCTGAAGATGACATGTTCCCATTTAAGctgaaaagaaaacaatttccaATTCGACTTAGCTTTTCCATGACGATTAATAAAGCTCAAGGTCAAACAATTCCGAACGTTGGTATTTATCTACCGGATTCTGTATTTTCACATGGACAACTTTATGTCGCGTTATCAAGAGGGATTTCAAGACAAAGTACGAAGGTGTTGGTACATCTCGCCAAAGAATTCAAACAACGCGGAGTTTACACATCAAATGTTGTCTACCAGGAAGTGTTGCGTGATTAA